One Cohnella candidum genomic region harbors:
- a CDS encoding CD3324 family protein — MKYENGCDILPEELLREVQKYAAGKLLYIPSGEEKRAWGEASGYRKQLQRRNRMIRNKYAHGRTVSELADEYFLSLDSIKKILYSKKQDDHLVYAPSIESAVNYANEGMLEEWMNCYWQLSKKTAVESEDVVADRLYFGIVKLPLRLIQQDEFNIGDAHAVATEDFSTLRPLIIEYHQGKFYCTEQKALLAGLKQRKVNSYPTIIVLQDSTDYKRFMNHFGTVLFFVK; from the coding sequence ATGAAATATGAGAATGGCTGTGACATCCTCCCAGAGGAGCTATTACGGGAAGTTCAAAAATACGCAGCAGGCAAACTGCTCTATATTCCCTCGGGGGAGGAAAAGAGAGCTTGGGGAGAAGCCTCCGGCTACCGCAAGCAACTGCAGCGTAGAAATCGGATGATTCGCAACAAGTACGCTCATGGGCGTACGGTATCCGAGCTTGCTGACGAATACTTCTTATCCCTGGATTCGATTAAGAAGATTCTTTATTCGAAGAAGCAGGATGATCATCTAGTGTATGCACCGTCGATCGAATCGGCTGTTAACTATGCGAATGAAGGAATGCTTGAAGAATGGATGAATTGTTACTGGCAGCTTTCCAAGAAAACAGCAGTCGAGTCGGAAGATGTTGTGGCAGATCGGCTCTATTTCGGTATCGTAAAGCTTCCATTGCGTCTCATTCAACAGGATGAGTTCAATATCGGTGACGCTCATGCGGTTGCAACTGAAGACTTTTCAACACTTAGGCCTCTTATCATAGAGTATCATCAAGGGAAATTTTATTGTACCGAACAGAAGGCGCTATTGGCGGGGTTGAAGCAACGAAAGGTTAATAGTTACCCGACCATCATCGTGTTGCAGGATAGCACCGATTATAAGAGGTTTATGAATCATTTTGGAACAGTATTATTTTTCGTCAAATAA
- a CDS encoding RidA family protein, with the protein MKQNYLLIFVLPCIIEDKNGALETIIHEGGSSRNTMEIVNPKTLTDKVTSVISHVVVTSASKLAFISGQVSVDETGALVGSGDYYAQAIQVFTNIKYALEAARADPLYIAKMNIFVVNHNPELISIIFDAGFHVFGANWPKTASTYIGVQALADPEWLIEIDAIVIFP; encoded by the coding sequence GTGAAACAAAATTATTTATTAATTTTTGTTTTGCCTTGTATTATTGAGGACAAAAATGGTGCGCTAGAAACAATAATTCATGAAGGAGGTTCTTCCCGAAACACTATGGAAATCGTGAATCCAAAGACATTGACGGATAAGGTTACATCTGTAATTTCTCACGTCGTCGTAACTTCTGCCTCTAAATTGGCCTTCATCTCAGGTCAGGTTTCCGTAGATGAAACAGGAGCATTGGTCGGTTCAGGGGATTATTACGCGCAGGCGATTCAAGTGTTTACCAATATTAAGTATGCATTGGAAGCCGCGCGAGCGGATCCATTGTACATTGCAAAAATGAATATTTTTGTGGTAAACCACAACCCGGAATTGATTTCGATTATTTTTGACGCCGGATTTCATGTGTTTGGCGCTAACTGGCCGAAGACAGCAAGTACATATATAGGCGTTCAAGCACTAGCCGATCCTGAATGGCTTATCGAAATAGACGCTATCGTTATCTTCCCATAA
- a CDS encoding winged helix-turn-helix domain-containing protein: protein MIRITNRQARQFLLLKHGLLGEYKFSEKQGVLDFARQVGCIQYDPIDVCGKNAELVLQSRIKGFTKGMLAELLYEDRSLVDYPDKNLAIITVEDWPYFDRYRQAARKHAERYPELEALTAQVRAHIQNHGVVSSDDLKLDGEFSWQSAIHWSGGNNSSRSALEQMYSTGELIIHHKKGTRKYYDIAKKYIRPNLLNASEPLKDELEHHKWRVLRRIGSVGLLWNRASDAWLNIWGLKAAQRNEVFRQLLQEARIIAVAVERIKDTLYCLAEDLPLMEAVLQNQKLKWRCELIAPLDNLIWDRKLINDLFGFDYTWEIYTPATKRKFGYYVLPLLYGERFIGRAEIIVERKAGTLVVKNIWYENEVKQTKELRTALNGCFQKFALFNGCETISAESMN, encoded by the coding sequence ATGATCCGAATAACAAACCGCCAGGCACGGCAATTCCTGTTGTTGAAGCATGGACTTTTGGGCGAATATAAATTTAGTGAGAAGCAGGGCGTATTGGACTTTGCTCGGCAGGTCGGCTGCATTCAATACGACCCTATTGATGTTTGCGGGAAAAACGCCGAATTGGTGCTGCAGTCGCGAATCAAGGGATTTACCAAGGGAATGCTCGCCGAGTTGCTGTATGAGGATAGAAGCCTTGTCGATTATCCCGACAAGAACCTGGCCATTATCACTGTCGAGGACTGGCCGTATTTCGATCGATACAGGCAAGCCGCCCGAAAACATGCCGAACGCTATCCCGAATTGGAAGCGTTGACAGCGCAAGTACGGGCTCATATCCAAAATCACGGAGTCGTAAGTTCGGATGATTTAAAATTGGATGGAGAATTTTCTTGGCAATCGGCCATCCACTGGAGCGGTGGAAACAATTCATCTCGATCAGCGCTGGAACAGATGTATTCGACAGGCGAGTTGATTATCCATCATAAAAAAGGAACGCGTAAATACTACGATATCGCCAAGAAGTACATACGGCCCAATCTGCTGAATGCATCAGAGCCGCTGAAGGATGAGCTTGAGCATCATAAGTGGCGGGTACTGCGCCGAATCGGCTCCGTTGGTCTCTTATGGAATCGTGCGTCAGATGCATGGCTGAATATATGGGGGTTGAAAGCAGCACAGCGTAACGAGGTTTTTCGCCAGCTACTACAAGAAGCTCGCATTATTGCTGTTGCCGTGGAACGAATAAAAGATACGCTGTACTGCCTCGCGGAGGATTTGCCGCTTATGGAAGCCGTTCTGCAAAATCAGAAGCTGAAATGGCGTTGCGAGCTTATTGCTCCTCTAGATAATTTGATATGGGACAGAAAACTGATCAACGACTTGTTCGGTTTCGATTACACCTGGGAGATTTACACGCCTGCAACCAAACGAAAATTCGGCTATTATGTGCTGCCTCTATTATATGGAGAGCGCTTCATTGGACGAGCCGAGATCATCGTGGAGCGCAAAGCAGGAACGCTCGTTGTTAAAAACATCTGGTACGAGAACGAAGTGAAGCAAACAAAGGAATTGCGAACAGCATTGAACGGTTGTTTTCAAAAATTCGCGTTATTCAATGGGTGCGAGACGATTTCGGCAGAGTCTATGAACTGA
- a CDS encoding TetR/AcrR family transcriptional regulator, which translates to MKKESARDRILRVASELFYMEGIRAVGIDRIIKQSGVAKASFYRSFATKDDLTVAYLEFRDELKIDKFEKLRQLYPNSPKEQLVTLIHDVTEQMGMSDYRGCPFLNAAVEFPDPDHPAHVKLLNIQRSFWSRVLELARASGARQPEELAAQLRMLYDGFVMKRYLDKSDFDREYFRNAAELLLEKQLDNHRG; encoded by the coding sequence ATGAAAAAAGAATCGGCCAGAGATCGGATACTGCGGGTCGCCTCCGAATTGTTCTACATGGAGGGAATACGGGCGGTCGGCATCGATCGGATTATCAAGCAATCCGGCGTTGCCAAGGCAAGCTTCTATCGAAGCTTCGCGACGAAAGATGATCTGACGGTTGCTTATCTCGAATTCAGAGATGAACTAAAAATAGATAAATTTGAAAAACTGAGGCAGCTGTACCCGAACTCCCCTAAAGAACAGCTCGTCACCCTCATCCACGATGTGACCGAACAGATGGGGATGTCGGATTACCGGGGGTGTCCGTTCTTGAACGCGGCGGTCGAATTCCCGGATCCGGACCACCCTGCCCACGTCAAATTGCTGAACATTCAGAGGAGCTTCTGGTCCCGGGTCCTAGAGCTTGCAAGGGCAAGCGGGGCACGTCAGCCCGAGGAGCTGGCTGCGCAGCTGAGGATGTTATATGACGGATTCGTCATGAAGAGGTACTTGGATAAGTCCGATTTCGATCGGGAGTATTTCCGGAATGCTGCGGAGCTGCTCTTGGAGAAGCAGCTCGACAACCATCGCGGGTAA
- a CDS encoding SDR family NAD(P)-dependent oxidoreductase, with translation MNTNAREHIALITGASQGIGLALARKLLSQNWQVVTLNRSDFPEDDMLMQNALKNGRLRTYKVTDLADYGSLRRSLEEIKSQEPQIDILFNNAGGGLSELSYSKQGREKHYELLTVVPYIILMELKESLKNGRLKTVINTSSQVLRFTKEFTIENLEHPNIFRKMVGPYAASKLALSLWTQAVAPRLAKEGIKIRSVDPGLNNTLKKGKDSGMPVWFELLFRAISSPPTHGADQLYEGALGKHRDETGVFLLKGRVADLKFAEHAQRVLDRISDIYSREFLDGAPHG, from the coding sequence TTGAATACGAACGCACGAGAACATATCGCACTGATTACGGGCGCAAGCCAGGGGATTGGGTTGGCACTAGCCCGGAAATTGCTATCGCAGAACTGGCAGGTCGTTACTTTGAACCGTTCCGATTTTCCGGAGGACGATATGCTCATGCAAAATGCCCTCAAGAACGGACGGCTTCGAACCTATAAAGTGACGGATCTCGCCGATTATGGCAGCTTGAGACGCTCTTTGGAAGAAATCAAAAGCCAGGAACCGCAGATCGATATTTTGTTCAACAACGCCGGAGGCGGCTTAAGCGAGCTGAGCTATTCGAAGCAAGGTCGCGAAAAGCACTATGAATTGTTGACGGTCGTTCCTTATATCATTCTGATGGAATTGAAGGAATCGTTGAAAAACGGCCGATTAAAGACGGTGATCAACACTTCATCACAGGTGCTTAGATTCACGAAGGAGTTTACTATCGAAAACCTAGAGCATCCCAATATCTTCCGCAAAATGGTGGGTCCCTATGCGGCCTCTAAGTTGGCGCTATCGTTGTGGACTCAAGCGGTGGCGCCCCGACTTGCCAAGGAAGGCATCAAGATCCGCAGCGTTGACCCGGGACTTAACAATACGCTAAAAAAGGGAAAAGATTCGGGAATGCCCGTATGGTTTGAACTGCTTTTTAGGGCTATTTCCTCTCCGCCTACCCACGGCGCCGACCAATTATATGAAGGAGCTCTCGGCAAACACCGCGATGAGACCGGCGTATTTTTGTTGAAGGGTCGGGTTGCGGACTTGAAATTTGCAGAACATGCGCAGCGCGTCCTAGACAGAATTTCGGACATATATAGCCGTGAGTTTCTTGACGGTGCTCCTCATGGCTGA
- a CDS encoding SDR family oxidoreductase, translated as MEPTSTGKFSGKKVVITGGSSGIGLATAKLLVDEGAYVLITGRTQATLDAAREQLGNNAFACLSDAASLKDVAALADRVKVEFGTIDALFVNAGVTGFVPFESTTEETYDEILTINAKGPYFTVQKLAPLLSTGSGVVLTTSIVNAVGLPMLSAYAASKAALRSMTRSLARELLSRNIRVNAVSPGVIDTGILEKAMPKEAAEQTKAQMTQQIPMLRLGDPVEVAKVVAFLAFDATYTTGAEFPVDGGGTQI; from the coding sequence ATGGAACCAACCAGTACGGGCAAATTCTCCGGCAAGAAAGTCGTGATCACGGGAGGCAGCAGTGGAATCGGCCTCGCGACAGCGAAGTTGCTAGTGGATGAAGGAGCATACGTTCTGATTACCGGACGTACTCAAGCGACGCTTGACGCGGCTCGCGAACAACTCGGCAACAACGCGTTCGCGTGCTTGAGCGATGCCGCCTCATTGAAGGATGTCGCCGCGTTGGCCGATCGAGTGAAGGTTGAATTCGGAACGATAGATGCCCTGTTCGTTAACGCAGGCGTCACGGGCTTTGTCCCTTTCGAGTCAACGACCGAAGAAACGTACGACGAGATCCTTACCATCAACGCCAAAGGTCCGTACTTCACCGTACAAAAACTCGCCCCACTCCTGAGCACGGGAAGCGGGGTAGTACTTACTACTTCAATCGTGAACGCAGTGGGTCTCCCCATGCTCAGTGCGTACGCAGCTAGTAAAGCGGCGCTGCGCTCCATGACTCGAAGTCTGGCACGCGAGTTATTATCTCGGAATATTCGCGTGAACGCAGTCAGTCCCGGCGTCATTGACACTGGTATCTTAGAGAAGGCGATGCCGAAAGAAGCTGCCGAACAGACAAAGGCTCAGATGACACAGCAGATTCCGATGCTGCGTTTGGGCGATCCGGTCGAGGTCGCCAAAGTCGTGGCATTCCTAGCATTTGACGCCACTTATACCACCGGGGCCGAGTTCCCTGTCGACGGAGGCGGCACCCAGATCTGA
- a CDS encoding TetR/AcrR family transcriptional regulator codes for MCPRTKEQNELIRIQRRGQILAAAARAYFRTGGSFDIRDVAREAELGYGTVYHYYPNRHLLIEDVLGSGFERCEQALAEWANTCDGSPEDRQLLTYCKVLLRLWQSDACAYLVYKMAAEHYAGLPEKDRHPIKRRFTERLYVPLQSIAQREDDSVDYMLAVLVGCCGLHYYAGTSELDVDRIAKLAMQATTKES; via the coding sequence ATGTGCCCCCGTACTAAAGAACAAAATGAGCTCATCCGCATACAGCGCAGAGGACAGATCCTGGCCGCCGCCGCGCGCGCCTACTTCCGCACGGGCGGCAGCTTTGATATTCGCGACGTCGCCCGCGAGGCCGAACTCGGTTACGGCACGGTATACCATTACTACCCCAACCGGCATTTATTAATAGAAGATGTACTGGGCAGCGGCTTCGAACGATGCGAGCAAGCCCTGGCAGAATGGGCAAACACCTGCGACGGCAGTCCGGAAGATAGACAGCTGTTGACGTATTGCAAGGTGCTGCTCCGGCTGTGGCAGTCGGACGCCTGCGCATATCTCGTCTACAAAATGGCCGCGGAGCATTATGCAGGCTTGCCTGAGAAGGATCGGCACCCCATCAAGAGACGATTCACGGAACGGCTGTACGTTCCGCTCCAATCGATCGCCCAGCGCGAAGACGACAGCGTCGACTATATGCTTGCTGTGCTGGTCGGCTGCTGTGGGCTGCACTACTATGCGGGCACTTCCGAGCTGGACGTCGATCGAATCGCCAAGCTCGCGATGCAAGCTACTACGAAGGAGTCCTGA
- a CDS encoding MFS transporter, which translates to MPKTFSDASAQSARTRDPVSKGDGRRSRLMLPALLLSVFMAVSNAFIVNVAMPSIQKGLEASFADVQFMLTGYTLTFAVLLIIGARLGDRFGRRRMLFIGVALFTIASLLCGLSALVTMLIASRVLQGVGAALFMPQILSLIQANYTPERRGAIFGMYGATQGIAAAVGQIIGGLLLRMDLWDLDWRAVFLISVLLGALILALIPFIPESGSPDRAGLDWIGAALAAAGLLMLVYPLVQGQREGWPASLVVSLLLSAPVLVLFAWYERRLLRRGRLPFMNVDLFRHRVFTFGILVVLLLMSSQGAFFLVAAYMLQLGLHFSALQAGLVIGSMGMGYFLASLFSSRVAAKLGAHVLTVGSILTTAGYLLLSWAVRTTGVSSDIGVWIPALAALGIGQGFVAAPLTNIVLAKIRTTDIGSASGVMTTSIQIASTIGIALIGIVWLSALGAHSSVSAYPDAFNICLYVLAAAAALILPLALMLAGRNGVRRS; encoded by the coding sequence ATGCCCAAGACATTTTCGGACGCTTCCGCCCAGTCGGCGCGGACTCGCGACCCCGTCTCTAAAGGAGACGGACGCAGATCGCGTCTGATGCTGCCGGCTCTGCTATTGTCTGTATTTATGGCCGTGTCGAACGCGTTCATCGTGAACGTAGCCATGCCTTCGATCCAAAAAGGGCTCGAGGCCAGCTTCGCCGATGTACAATTCATGCTTACCGGGTATACTCTTACGTTTGCCGTTCTGCTGATTATCGGTGCACGGCTGGGCGATCGGTTTGGTCGCCGGAGAATGCTGTTCATCGGGGTGGCCCTATTCACGATTGCTTCTCTATTATGCGGCCTATCTGCCCTTGTCACGATGCTCATTGCGTCGCGAGTTTTGCAAGGCGTCGGCGCCGCTTTGTTTATGCCGCAGATTTTATCCCTCATTCAAGCCAATTATACTCCGGAACGTCGAGGTGCGATCTTCGGCATGTATGGAGCGACCCAGGGAATCGCGGCGGCGGTCGGGCAGATCATCGGCGGGCTGCTTCTCCGCATGGATTTGTGGGATCTGGATTGGAGAGCAGTGTTTCTGATCAGCGTCCTGCTCGGGGCTCTGATATTGGCCCTGATTCCGTTTATTCCGGAATCCGGCTCGCCGGATCGCGCCGGACTGGATTGGATTGGTGCCGCACTCGCCGCTGCAGGCTTGCTGATGCTCGTCTATCCGCTCGTGCAGGGACAACGTGAAGGATGGCCCGCGAGCCTCGTCGTCAGTTTGCTCTTGTCGGCCCCTGTGTTGGTTTTGTTCGCCTGGTACGAACGGCGGCTGCTTCGCCGCGGCCGGCTCCCATTTATGAATGTCGATCTCTTTAGACATAGGGTGTTCACGTTCGGCATTCTCGTCGTGCTGCTGTTGATGTCATCGCAGGGCGCCTTCTTCCTTGTCGCCGCCTACATGCTTCAGCTTGGACTTCATTTCTCGGCTCTGCAAGCAGGTCTTGTAATCGGGTCGATGGGAATGGGCTATTTCCTCGCATCGCTGTTCTCTTCCCGAGTCGCCGCGAAGCTTGGAGCCCATGTGCTGACCGTCGGTTCCATCTTGACGACAGCAGGTTACCTGCTGCTTAGCTGGGCGGTCCGAACAACCGGGGTTTCATCCGATATCGGCGTGTGGATCCCGGCTTTAGCTGCGCTCGGCATCGGTCAAGGCTTCGTCGCCGCGCCACTGACTAATATCGTTTTGGCGAAGATCCGCACAACGGACATCGGCTCCGCATCCGGTGTTATGACAACCAGCATACAGATCGCCTCTACGATCGGAATCGCCCTGATCGGCATCGTTTGGCTTAGCGCTCTTGGAGCCCATAGCTCGGTCTCCGCCTATCCCGACGCGTTTAACATTTGTCTATATGTGCTGGCCGCCGCCGCTGCGCTCATCCTGCCGCTGGCATTGATGCTGGCTGGGCGAAACGGTGTTCGTCGATCGTGA
- a CDS encoding monooxygenase, whose protein sequence is MEYEVILIGGGPVGMMLAGELALAGVKVCVIERLKETTPYSRALTVHPRTLEILDMRGVKSRLIRQGRLLSRGHFAGLKTPLDFSALDSTSNHTLFLPQSETEKVLEEWALSLGAEVWREVEALSVHQDEDRVDVKIAGPHGETTLRSAYVVGTDGARSLVRKHANISFEGTDATFTAILGDAVLSDLAPMSVISRITEKGLVSIMPINDHIYRVLMIDMERRNVSKDETVTLEEFRSSLIRTTGSDLGLNDVKWMSRFGNATRQAGRYRNGRLFLAGDSAHIHFPAGGQGMNVGLQEAMNLGWKLAGAIKGWAPDWLLDSYHTERFPWNTALLRNTEVQTLLLDVTPPITELRSMLANLIQIPEANYQIAAQISAMDVHYAPDAEAPLHPLNGKRFKDLTLKLKDGQWINSYPFLNKGTFLLLRFHFNEQNSGQWETYSNLQVVHASLAQADADWNDVHTALIRPDGHIAWAISLSAPNPMQMINEGITRWCGNIKE, encoded by the coding sequence ATGGAATATGAAGTCATCCTTATCGGTGGCGGACCTGTCGGCATGATGCTGGCTGGAGAATTGGCATTAGCCGGTGTAAAGGTTTGCGTCATTGAGCGATTAAAAGAAACAACTCCATATTCACGCGCGCTTACGGTACATCCACGAACCCTTGAAATATTAGATATGCGTGGAGTGAAATCACGATTAATTCGTCAAGGCCGCTTACTTTCAAGAGGACATTTTGCCGGATTGAAAACTCCTTTGGATTTCTCGGCGTTGGATTCCACTTCCAATCACACTCTCTTTTTACCGCAGAGTGAGACGGAGAAGGTGCTGGAGGAATGGGCTCTTAGCCTTGGCGCAGAGGTTTGGCGAGAGGTTGAGGCTCTATCCGTGCATCAGGATGAGGACAGGGTCGACGTTAAGATCGCCGGACCTCATGGAGAAACAACGTTAAGATCCGCTTATGTGGTAGGTACGGACGGAGCCAGAAGTTTGGTTCGAAAACATGCAAACATATCGTTTGAAGGTACGGACGCGACCTTCACGGCTATTCTGGGGGATGCCGTTCTATCTGATTTAGCTCCTATGAGCGTCATATCCCGGATTACGGAAAAGGGTTTGGTCAGCATCATGCCGATCAATGATCATATTTACCGGGTCTTAATGATCGATATGGAGAGACGTAACGTCTCTAAGGATGAGACCGTTACATTGGAAGAGTTTCGTTCATCGCTTATCCGTACGACCGGAAGCGACCTGGGACTGAACGATGTGAAATGGATGTCCCGTTTCGGAAATGCGACGCGGCAAGCGGGACGCTATCGGAATGGACGATTGTTTTTGGCGGGAGATTCGGCGCACATTCATTTTCCGGCTGGTGGACAGGGAATGAACGTCGGCTTGCAAGAAGCGATGAATTTAGGCTGGAAGCTTGCGGGAGCAATCAAAGGCTGGGCTCCGGACTGGCTATTGGACAGTTATCATACCGAACGTTTCCCATGGAACACGGCTTTGCTCCGGAATACCGAGGTCCAAACCCTGCTTCTGGACGTGACTCCTCCCATCACGGAACTGCGAAGCATGCTGGCTAATCTGATTCAAATACCGGAGGCTAATTATCAAATCGCCGCACAAATTTCCGCAATGGACGTACATTATGCTCCAGATGCCGAAGCGCCTCTCCATCCTTTAAACGGGAAACGTTTCAAGGATCTAACCTTAAAGCTGAAAGACGGGCAATGGATTAACTCCTATCCATTCCTAAACAAAGGTACTTTTCTTCTGTTGCGCTTCCATTTTAATGAACAGAATAGCGGTCAATGGGAAACGTATAGCAACCTTCAAGTTGTTCATGCATCTTTGGCTCAGGCAGACGCGGATTGGAACGACGTCCACACGGCACTTATTCGGCCGGATGGTCATATTGCCTGGGCGATTTCTCTATCAGCTCCGAATCCAATGCAAATGATAAATGAAGGAATCACGCGCTGGTGCGGAAACATTAAGGAATAG
- a CDS encoding MarR family transcriptional regulator, protein MDTANKNKAAIHEFFIQFLQQKEQYETRITATYLEDIRKHIESEFRLNMSELHTIACIGEREPINVTSIAERLNLSKGNTSKIANKLLKAGWVRKAQLNDNKKEVYFRLTSVGKKLFAAHDELHAKEKQRMYEFLERFNESELEFIKRLFEDMVDFYR, encoded by the coding sequence ATGGATACTGCCAATAAAAACAAAGCCGCAATTCATGAGTTTTTCATTCAGTTTCTTCAGCAAAAAGAGCAATATGAAACGCGAATAACTGCAACATACCTCGAGGATATCCGGAAGCATATCGAATCGGAATTCAGATTGAACATGTCGGAACTGCACACCATTGCGTGCATCGGAGAGCGGGAGCCGATCAATGTCACTTCCATCGCGGAAAGGTTAAATTTAAGCAAAGGGAATACCTCCAAGATCGCAAATAAATTACTTAAGGCAGGTTGGGTGCGGAAAGCCCAACTCAACGATAACAAAAAGGAAGTATATTTTCGGCTAACGTCTGTCGGGAAAAAGCTATTTGCTGCTCATGATGAGCTCCATGCGAAGGAAAAGCAAAGAATGTACGAATTTTTGGAAAGATTCAACGAAAGCGAGCTTGAATTTATCAAACGGCTGTTTGAAGATATGGTTGACTTCTATCGCTAA
- a CDS encoding TetR/AcrR family transcriptional regulator, which produces MRKAVSVETYIEKIKTVIRRTKFSQLKVDDLAKYMDISKVTLYKYFASKDDIIEQVVEYYIEYSKKADATVKDDSVSFLERFQITFLQSLMCAMFISDLFLQDLKEFYPHHFENLSVALQNRNKSLQTFFESGMEQQIFNRLNAVLFMVQDDAVLRRFIEPSFSIQYDITLKQAIMDFYHMKKYQLLKPEYLKMTDDSNMEGKIVHLLQTIS; this is translated from the coding sequence GTGAGAAAAGCCGTGAGTGTGGAGACCTATATAGAAAAAATAAAAACCGTTATAAGAAGAACAAAATTCAGCCAACTGAAAGTCGACGATCTCGCAAAATACATGGATATCAGCAAAGTGACGCTGTATAAGTATTTTGCCTCCAAAGATGACATCATCGAACAAGTCGTAGAGTATTACATTGAGTACTCGAAGAAAGCTGACGCCACGGTCAAAGATGATTCCGTCTCCTTTTTGGAGCGGTTTCAAATCACGTTCTTACAATCATTGATGTGTGCCATGTTTATCTCTGATCTGTTCTTGCAGGATCTGAAGGAATTTTATCCGCATCATTTTGAAAATCTGTCAGTTGCCCTGCAAAATCGGAACAAAAGCTTACAAACTTTTTTTGAATCCGGTATGGAGCAACAGATTTTCAACAGATTGAATGCCGTGTTGTTTATGGTTCAAGACGACGCTGTGCTTCGGCGCTTTATCGAGCCATCATTTTCGATTCAGTATGATATCACCTTGAAACAAGCCATAATGGATTTCTACCACATGAAGAAGTATCAATTGCTAAAACCTGAATACCTGAAGATGACAGACGACTCCAATATGGAGGGGAAGATCGTTCATCTTCTGCAAACCATCTCATAA
- the map gene encoding type I methionyl aminopeptidase has translation MIILKSKHEIEAIRKACQVVAECHRTIAPLIKPGITTNEIERIFEDIILKHGAKPYEKGYKGYPYATCASVNDVIAHGFPSDKPLEEGDIVTIDTVAELDGWLGDSAWSYAVGKISPTAEKLMRVTKECLDLGIAQAKPGNRLGDVTSAIQRHAESHGFGVVRDLLAHGIGRDLHEEPTYMHVGKPGKGLRIKEGMVFTIEPMITEGTYHMTIDPDGWTARTLDRKLAAQYEHTIAITAEGPQILTAQ, from the coding sequence ATGATCATCTTAAAAAGCAAACATGAAATCGAGGCCATCCGCAAGGCATGCCAAGTGGTGGCTGAATGCCACCGTACGATTGCCCCGCTCATCAAACCTGGCATCACGACGAACGAGATCGAGCGCATATTCGAGGACATTATTCTGAAGCACGGCGCCAAGCCATACGAGAAGGGCTACAAGGGCTATCCATATGCGACCTGTGCCTCCGTCAACGACGTGATCGCGCATGGCTTCCCTAGCGATAAGCCACTGGAGGAAGGCGATATCGTAACGATCGACACGGTCGCGGAGCTCGACGGCTGGCTCGGCGATTCGGCTTGGAGCTATGCGGTCGGGAAGATTTCGCCGACGGCCGAGAAGCTGATGCGCGTCACGAAGGAATGCCTTGACCTCGGCATCGCGCAGGCGAAGCCCGGCAATCGGCTCGGCGACGTGACGAGCGCGATCCAGCGGCATGCAGAATCGCACGGCTTCGGCGTCGTGCGCGATCTTCTCGCCCATGGCATAGGCCGGGACCTGCACGAGGAGCCGACTTATATGCATGTCGGCAAGCCCGGCAAAGGCCTCCGGATCAAGGAAGGTATGGTGTTCACGATCGAGCCCATGATCACTGAAGGCACCTACCACATGACAATCGATCCGGACGGCTGGACCGCGAGGACGCTGGACCGCAAGCTCGCCGCCCAATACGAGCATACGATCGCCATCACGGCTGAAGGTCCACAAATCCTGACCGCGCAATAG
- a CDS encoding Dabb family protein has product MFEHIVLLKLNANFSTDRQEDIVKNALAFKDEIPGIVDISAGMNVTEEVEHKQGYTLGIRVTFEYQQACRDYNQHPLHLNLLQSIGPFVEGIVVMDYPIA; this is encoded by the coding sequence ATGTTCGAGCATATTGTATTGTTGAAGCTCAATGCCAATTTTTCTACTGACCGACAAGAAGATATAGTGAAGAATGCGCTTGCCTTTAAAGATGAGATTCCGGGTATTGTCGATATAAGCGCCGGAATGAACGTTACGGAGGAAGTAGAGCACAAGCAGGGTTATACGTTGGGCATTCGAGTTACTTTTGAGTATCAGCAGGCTTGCCGGGATTATAATCAGCACCCCCTGCATCTTAATTTATTGCAATCCATTGGCCCATTCGTTGAAGGGATCGTCGTTATGGATTACCCGATTGCTTAA